Proteins from one Terriglobia bacterium genomic window:
- a CDS encoding TonB-dependent receptor produces MHTDAHRSKFRQAVFCTLVVLLAVVSLKGPISYGDAPQPTQELRGQIVNENSVPIAGVDCILQGGLLPSQGISVTTDSSGDFSVRGLLPGKYVLTCTALGYEPYVKTDLAITAGQANYVRAVMPTQQKIIQKVEVRAKAGTAAEQISAPPATLGAEELTTLPIAEQKFKAFLPLVPGVIRSPNGKINIKGTVENQGMLLIDGAQAVDPITGAFDIDLSIDAIQSLNVYKAPFDAQYGGFSGGLTTIDTKAPSYQWGWDLNDFFPGFRGRSGHLVGINDWEPRISFTGPILKNRLNFSESFIYDILKVPVRGLAWPNNETKKEGYNSLTTLQYVFSPRHLFSFNFHLFPRKQEFANIDSLIAQPASANLSERGYSAQGNDSVQFESGSILNSFFKYTRFDANSHGQGLETMLVTPNGYGGNYFNEWGRKSNQEEGSLIYRFPGWKWLGKHQSELGGDFIYRSYTGTSLSRTVLVTRLDGTVAKQIDFLGPGGVPSTQSPALFSTSNAEGAAYVGDHWMLTERAAVDFGFRYYGQAVGDPATFAPRLGMVFTPGKSGRTILRAGVGIFKSRIPLLEADYGSNPARVISLFDATQTPIGVPVTYMSQCATRVRTGLRLVSDCSDLDATPYNVTWNAEFDRQITSRVAVRASFLGSSTYKDFVVNPVLTSPVEGMMLLSNRGAARYHELEAMVSYRDDRGNQLNASYVRSRTIGDLNSVSHIYVPFEDPVIRTDVYASLDADVPDRMIAWGIFHLPKKVVFAPVIDLHTGFPWSKVDEFQNYVGAPNSNRFPAFFSLDFKIWKVLPLPRWLPWGGGFKLRWGIGVRNLTDARDARDVYNNITSPNFGHFVGFQHRVIEVNVDTGE; encoded by the coding sequence TTGCACACTGACGCACACCGCTCTAAATTCAGGCAGGCTGTTTTTTGCACTCTTGTTGTCCTTCTCGCAGTCGTCAGCCTCAAAGGCCCCATCTCCTATGGGGATGCCCCCCAACCGACTCAGGAGTTGAGAGGCCAGATTGTAAATGAAAACAGCGTTCCCATTGCCGGCGTTGATTGCATACTCCAGGGAGGTCTGCTGCCCAGCCAGGGGATCTCCGTCACCACAGACTCCAGTGGTGACTTCAGCGTTCGGGGTCTGTTGCCGGGTAAGTACGTCCTGACCTGCACAGCGCTTGGATATGAGCCGTATGTCAAGACCGATCTGGCCATAACCGCGGGCCAGGCTAACTACGTTCGGGCGGTCATGCCGACGCAACAAAAAATCATCCAGAAGGTGGAGGTTCGAGCGAAGGCGGGCACCGCCGCGGAGCAGATCTCTGCGCCTCCGGCCACACTTGGTGCGGAAGAACTTACAACTTTGCCTATCGCCGAACAAAAGTTTAAGGCATTCCTGCCGCTGGTTCCGGGGGTCATCCGGTCTCCTAACGGTAAGATCAACATCAAAGGAACGGTAGAGAACCAGGGCATGCTCCTGATTGACGGCGCACAGGCCGTAGATCCCATCACAGGCGCCTTTGATATCGATCTTTCCATCGACGCCATCCAGTCACTGAATGTTTACAAGGCGCCGTTTGACGCCCAGTATGGCGGCTTCTCCGGCGGGTTGACAACGATTGATACCAAGGCGCCTTCCTATCAGTGGGGCTGGGACCTCAACGACTTTTTTCCCGGATTTCGCGGCCGAAGCGGCCATCTGGTGGGCATCAACGACTGGGAACCCAGGATCAGCTTTACCGGGCCGATTCTGAAAAACCGTCTCAACTTCTCCGAGTCATTCATCTATGACATCTTGAAGGTCCCTGTCCGGGGGCTTGCCTGGCCCAACAACGAGACGAAGAAGGAAGGCTACAATTCACTCACTACACTTCAGTATGTCTTCTCGCCCCGGCATCTCTTCTCATTCAACTTTCACCTGTTCCCGCGCAAGCAGGAGTTCGCCAACATCGATTCGCTGATCGCGCAGCCTGCCTCCGCAAATCTTTCCGAGCGCGGCTATTCCGCCCAGGGAAATGACAGCGTCCAGTTTGAATCAGGCAGCATCTTGAACAGCTTCTTCAAGTACACCCGGTTTGACGCCAACTCGCACGGACAGGGCCTTGAGACAATGCTCGTTACGCCCAACGGTTACGGCGGAAACTATTTCAATGAATGGGGACGAAAGAGTAATCAGGAAGAGGGCAGCCTGATTTACCGATTCCCTGGCTGGAAGTGGCTTGGCAAACACCAGTCTGAACTCGGGGGTGATTTTATCTATCGGTCTTATACTGGCACCAGCCTTTCCCGTACGGTACTCGTCACACGGCTGGATGGTACGGTGGCGAAACAGATCGACTTCCTGGGTCCAGGCGGAGTTCCTTCCACCCAATCTCCGGCGTTGTTTTCGACCAGCAATGCGGAGGGGGCAGCGTATGTGGGCGACCACTGGATGCTGACTGAACGTGCTGCCGTGGATTTCGGATTTCGCTACTACGGCCAGGCCGTAGGCGACCCCGCCACTTTCGCGCCGCGATTGGGAATGGTGTTCACTCCCGGCAAGAGTGGCCGGACCATCCTCCGGGCCGGGGTCGGGATTTTCAAGTCGCGCATACCACTGCTGGAGGCGGACTATGGCAGCAACCCCGCGCGGGTGATATCCCTGTTCGACGCCACGCAAACACCGATCGGTGTTCCTGTCACTTACATGAGCCAATGCGCCACAAGGGTCCGCACAGGACTGAGGCTCGTTTCGGATTGTTCTGACCTCGATGCCACGCCTTACAACGTGACATGGAACGCCGAGTTCGACCGCCAGATCACCAGCCGCGTTGCGGTCCGGGCCAGCTTCCTTGGCAGCAGCACCTACAAGGATTTCGTCGTCAACCCTGTGCTGACCTCCCCTGTTGAAGGTATGATGCTGCTCTCCAACCGAGGTGCAGCGCGATACCACGAACTTGAAGCCATGGTGAGCTACCGTGACGACCGGGGAAATCAGTTGAACGCGTCGTACGTTCGCAGCAGAACGATCGGTGACCTGAATTCCGTGTCGCATATCTATGTCCCATTTGAAGACCCCGTTATTCGTACTGACGTTTATGCCAGCCTCGACGCCGACGTCCCGGACCGTATGATTGCATGGGGAATCTTTCACCTCCCGAAGAAGGTCGTCTTTGCTCCGGTTATCGATTTGCACACGGGATTCCCCTGGTCAAAGGTGGACGAGTTCCAGAACTACGTTGGCGCCCCCAACAGCAACCGGTTTCCGGCATTTTTCTCCTTAGACTTCAAGATCTGGAAGGTGCTACCTCTGCCACGCTGGCTACCCTGGGGAGGCGGTTTCAAGCTGCGGTGGGGAATTGGAGTGCGTAACCTGACAGATGCTCGCGATGCACGAGACGTTTACAACAATATCACTTCTCCTAATTTTGGCCACTTTGTCGGGTTCCAGCATCGGGTGATCGAGGTCAATGTGGACACGGGAGAATAA
- the hpnI gene encoding bacteriohopanetetrol glucosamine biosynthesis glycosyltransferase HpnI yields the protein MFEHALFIIAGAGLSAASVYLVLVMVAAVRFRISAQRYSALSGSDAHLPPVSVLKPLHGAEPLLEECLESFFRQDYPEYELIFGARIQSDPALALVEVLEKKYPHVATQTIVSGHPGHPNAKVCLMEKMAPLATHPILFIADSDVHVAPDYLAQVVRPMLDPKVGMVTCLYRGVSTGGFWALLEALGMSIELASGVLVADLLEGMKFALGPTMVIRKEVLEGWGGLGVLRDYCADDFVMGALTHAAGRKVVLSHYVINHIVLGRSARTSMLHQLRWMKSSRFSRSLGHLGTGLTFAMPFGALALVAGWLSGNWVLGLGMLSVAVANRLVQALVVGWGVNRDRDSALYCWLYPLRDLLGFTLWCASFWGSEIDWRGERYQLVSGGRMVPKSRPGETDSNDAGCPV from the coding sequence ATGTTTGAACACGCCCTGTTCATCATCGCCGGCGCCGGGCTGTCCGCTGCCAGCGTTTATCTCGTGCTGGTGATGGTCGCCGCTGTGCGTTTTCGGATCTCGGCCCAGCGTTACTCCGCTTTAAGTGGGTCCGATGCACACCTTCCTCCGGTGAGCGTCCTGAAGCCGTTGCACGGCGCCGAGCCCTTGCTTGAAGAATGTCTGGAGAGCTTTTTTCGCCAGGATTACCCGGAGTACGAACTGATCTTTGGCGCCCGGATCCAATCAGATCCGGCGCTCGCCCTTGTCGAAGTCCTCGAAAAGAAATATCCGCACGTGGCAACTCAGACCATCGTGTCTGGTCATCCGGGCCATCCGAATGCCAAGGTGTGCCTGATGGAGAAGATGGCGCCGCTCGCTACCCATCCGATATTGTTCATCGCCGACAGCGACGTGCATGTTGCCCCGGACTATCTCGCACAGGTGGTAAGGCCCATGCTGGATCCGAAGGTCGGCATGGTCACTTGTCTCTATCGGGGCGTTTCTACCGGAGGCTTCTGGGCGCTGCTCGAAGCGCTGGGCATGTCGATTGAATTGGCTTCCGGCGTGCTCGTGGCTGATCTGCTGGAAGGCATGAAATTCGCGCTGGGGCCCACTATGGTCATCCGAAAAGAAGTGCTGGAAGGATGGGGCGGCTTAGGGGTTTTGCGCGATTACTGCGCCGACGATTTCGTCATGGGCGCCTTGACGCATGCAGCCGGCAGGAAGGTGGTGCTTTCGCACTATGTGATAAACCACATCGTCCTGGGCCGCTCCGCGCGGACCTCCATGCTCCATCAGCTTCGCTGGATGAAGAGTTCGCGATTTTCGCGAAGCCTGGGCCATCTTGGAACGGGGTTGACGTTTGCCATGCCGTTTGGTGCGCTCGCCTTGGTTGCGGGATGGCTGTCGGGCAACTGGGTCCTGGGGTTGGGGATGTTGTCGGTTGCTGTTGCCAACCGACTGGTCCAGGCGCTGGTGGTTGGATGGGGTGTTAATCGGGACCGCGATTCCGCGCTCTACTGCTGGCTCTATCCGCTCCGCGACCTTCTTGGATTCACTCTGTGGTGCGCCAGCTTCTGGGGTTCGGAGATAGACTGGCGCGGAGAGCGCTACCAACTCGTTTCTGGCGGACGAATGGTCCCCAAAAGCCGTCCAGGCGAGACGGACTCCAACGACGCAGGATGCCCTGTGTAG
- a CDS encoding M1 family metallopeptidase, with product MRRSCILLVGSLVACLTAVRVTTAQTYQSHIEHLIVQYKISASLYPGTKTIKGHYVLTWWNHTDDTIPDLYFHLYLNAFKNLDSTFMRRDPIAREHDSLTDWLTIPGKEKWGWEQIDKIQIVNGVDLTPLITYIHPDDTNADDRTVVRIQLPQPISPKGTIELSVDFTAKLPRVFARTGYDGDYYLVSQWFPKIGVYEGPGERGRTTGGWNCHQFHRYTEFYADYGSYDVDLTVPSDYILGATGFERSEKKDPDGTTTYNFYQQDVHDFAWTASPDFKKITRLFDWGKEVRGDEVARWSEILALPASEIALRNVSVTLLLQPYHRNLEERYFRAAFSGLKYYGLRFGAYPYDTLTVVDPPRNSYTSGMEYPTLFVAGSTFWPGKHEFEPEGVTIHEFGHQFWYGLVGNNEFEEPWLDEGFVTYSTAKVLETAYGNPCSYLRFLGIPYQAYAWLQVPLPSFPFLGVGSIPVGPYFSCVRLPEQTSGRSLYLQHATDDNLVRNGWQYRSRLSYVVNSYMRPGLDLDTLEQYLGSTVMARVMRTYQQEWRYRHPTTRDFIDVVNKASGRDMDWFFQQFFYNSNLADYSVASIWNEPMYGHTGIYDEGGKKTYYSRQNALKQYKASKQKQYRSTITIRRLGGASAPVDIEVRFDNGKVAHEQWDGRYRWTTFTYDGPQKVVAAVVDPSRKLLLDSNYTNNSRTVKANSAFALKWYIRWIFWIENLFFAAAFFS from the coding sequence ATGCGCCGTTCCTGCATACTCCTGGTGGGCAGCCTGGTTGCTTGCTTAACGGCAGTCCGCGTCACCACGGCGCAGACCTACCAGTCGCACATCGAACACCTCATTGTTCAGTACAAAATTTCGGCATCGCTGTATCCCGGCACGAAAACCATCAAGGGACACTACGTGCTGACGTGGTGGAACCACACCGACGATACCATCCCAGACCTCTATTTCCACCTGTACCTGAACGCCTTCAAAAACCTTGACAGCACCTTCATGCGCCGGGACCCCATCGCAAGAGAACATGATTCGCTAACGGATTGGCTCACCATTCCCGGTAAGGAAAAATGGGGCTGGGAACAGATTGACAAGATTCAGATTGTCAACGGAGTTGACCTGACACCGCTCATCACCTACATCCATCCGGACGACACCAATGCTGATGACAGGACAGTGGTCCGAATCCAGCTCCCTCAGCCCATATCTCCAAAAGGAACCATTGAACTCTCCGTTGACTTTACCGCAAAGCTGCCGCGGGTTTTTGCCCGAACCGGTTACGACGGGGACTATTACCTGGTCAGCCAGTGGTTTCCCAAGATCGGCGTATATGAAGGGCCCGGAGAGCGCGGCCGGACAACCGGTGGATGGAATTGCCACCAGTTCCATCGCTACACGGAGTTTTACGCCGACTACGGGAGCTACGACGTTGATTTGACGGTTCCCTCCGACTACATCCTGGGCGCCACGGGGTTCGAGCGCTCTGAAAAGAAAGATCCGGACGGTACCACGACTTACAATTTCTACCAGCAGGACGTCCACGATTTTGCCTGGACGGCCAGCCCGGATTTCAAGAAGATCACACGCCTTTTCGATTGGGGGAAGGAGGTTCGGGGCGACGAAGTCGCCAGGTGGAGTGAGATTCTGGCGCTGCCCGCCTCCGAAATTGCGCTGCGTAACGTTTCAGTAACGCTGCTGCTGCAACCGTACCACCGCAATCTCGAGGAGCGTTATTTTCGCGCGGCTTTCAGCGGACTCAAGTATTACGGATTGCGGTTTGGCGCCTACCCCTATGACACGTTGACAGTAGTTGATCCGCCCCGCAATTCCTACACCTCGGGCATGGAGTATCCAACGCTGTTCGTTGCGGGCAGCACCTTCTGGCCGGGGAAGCACGAATTTGAGCCGGAGGGAGTGACTATCCACGAATTCGGGCATCAGTTCTGGTACGGACTGGTAGGCAACAATGAGTTTGAAGAGCCGTGGCTCGATGAGGGGTTTGTCACATACTCCACGGCCAAGGTACTGGAAACGGCCTATGGCAATCCGTGTTCGTACCTTCGCTTCCTGGGTATTCCGTACCAGGCGTACGCCTGGCTGCAGGTCCCATTGCCCAGCTTTCCGTTTCTGGGGGTCGGGTCCATTCCCGTCGGGCCTTACTTTTCGTGCGTGAGACTGCCGGAACAAACCTCGGGCCGCAGCTTATACCTGCAGCACGCTACTGATGACAACTTGGTGCGAAACGGCTGGCAGTACCGGAGCCGCCTCAGCTACGTCGTGAATTCCTACATGAGACCAGGGCTGGACCTGGACACGCTCGAGCAATACCTCGGCTCGACCGTCATGGCGCGCGTGATGCGGACCTATCAGCAGGAGTGGCGATACCGTCATCCAACCACCCGGGATTTTATCGACGTGGTCAATAAGGCTTCAGGTCGGGACATGGACTGGTTCTTTCAGCAGTTCTTCTACAATTCCAACCTTGCGGATTATTCAGTGGCAAGCATCTGGAACGAGCCGATGTACGGCCACACCGGTATCTATGACGAGGGTGGAAAAAAGACTTACTATTCCCGGCAGAATGCTTTAAAACAGTATAAGGCAAGCAAGCAGAAGCAATATCGCTCTACCATCACCATTCGACGTCTGGGCGGCGCCTCGGCGCCGGTGGACATCGAGGTCCGGTTTGATAACGGCAAGGTTGCTCATGAACAATGGGATGGCAGATACCGTTGGACGACATTCACCTATGATGGCCCCCAAAAGGTAGTGGCTGCCGTGGTCGATCCGTCCCGCAAACTTTTGCTG
- a CDS encoding glycosyltransferase family 39 protein — MPQYEVERDTLKSDQPRHAASAPARSAIPWILILIVWVSVYFQGAFHPPLLDDADSTHAEAAREMHQSGDYVTLRVNGIRYLEKAPLPYWLVSLGFTVFGVSEFAVRLPIILSILLMIGLGALWGLRAFGHRGGIYTGLFVATCLGCFLFTRIFIPDVILSLLIALALYFFLSALQSRRQREWRWYAAYAIIALAVLTKGLVALVFVGVPAMGYLLLTREWRRWRELRLGKGILMFLLVGAPWHILAGIRNHGFFWFYFVNEQFLRFLGERYPHDYNKLPPALYWGLHLVWLFPWSLYFPLVFRDLKRDITAARNLSALNFAVRTRALCWIWAGIVLVFFSFSTNQEYYTFPAYLPLLLLIAGSLARDEEQKRSSRWTILGNGLYAAAGLAAGSVLVAALWASRNVPPTTDLGQLLVHRDVANDTLSMSKLFDLTTSAFAALRLPAGLAAAVLLVGPLAALILRLRNKHVAATWTTGLATAVFLIAAQLAFARFGPFLSSKRLADAIRIREEPGDQVMIYGDQAYGSSLLFYLKRPIDLVNGRTTSMWFGSTFPDAPHIFLDNADLARDWGGDHRIFLFVPPGQLDDVKKTLPQPRYVVAESSGKVVYSNQP; from the coding sequence ATGCCTCAATACGAAGTGGAGCGCGACACACTGAAGTCAGACCAGCCTCGGCACGCAGCATCGGCCCCAGCCCGCAGTGCCATCCCTTGGATTTTGATCCTCATCGTCTGGGTGTCTGTTTATTTTCAGGGTGCGTTCCATCCTCCCCTGCTGGATGACGCCGACTCCACACACGCCGAAGCGGCGCGGGAGATGCACCAGTCGGGCGATTACGTCACACTGCGGGTGAACGGCATCCGCTATCTTGAAAAAGCTCCTCTCCCCTACTGGCTGGTGTCCCTTGGATTCACGGTCTTCGGTGTTTCGGAGTTTGCAGTGCGCCTGCCAATTATTCTTTCCATCCTGCTGATGATCGGCCTGGGCGCGCTTTGGGGGTTGCGAGCGTTCGGCCACCGCGGGGGAATCTATACCGGGCTATTTGTAGCCACATGTCTCGGCTGCTTTCTTTTCACGCGAATCTTTATCCCTGACGTCATTCTCAGCCTCCTGATCGCCCTCGCCCTCTATTTCTTCCTCTCGGCGCTCCAATCACGGCGGCAGCGCGAGTGGCGATGGTATGCTGCATATGCCATCATCGCCCTGGCTGTGCTCACCAAGGGTCTGGTGGCGCTGGTCTTTGTCGGCGTTCCCGCCATGGGCTATCTGCTCCTGACCAGAGAATGGCGGCGGTGGCGAGAGCTGCGTCTCGGCAAAGGCATTCTGATGTTCCTGCTGGTTGGCGCTCCGTGGCATATCCTGGCGGGCATCCGCAATCACGGATTCTTTTGGTTCTATTTCGTCAACGAGCAGTTTCTGCGTTTTCTGGGAGAACGCTACCCACACGACTACAACAAGCTGCCCCCTGCCCTCTACTGGGGACTCCACCTCGTCTGGCTGTTTCCCTGGAGTCTTTACTTTCCGCTGGTCTTCCGCGACCTCAAGCGGGACATCACCGCAGCGCGAAATCTGTCGGCGCTTAACTTCGCCGTCCGGACGCGGGCGCTATGCTGGATATGGGCAGGCATCGTGCTGGTTTTCTTCTCGTTTTCGACCAACCAGGAATACTATACCTTTCCCGCCTACCTTCCGCTGCTGCTGCTGATTGCCGGAAGTCTGGCTCGCGATGAAGAGCAGAAACGGTCAAGCCGATGGACCATCTTAGGTAATGGACTTTACGCGGCGGCAGGACTCGCGGCCGGCTCTGTCCTGGTGGCCGCGCTGTGGGCTTCAAGAAACGTTCCGCCCACTACAGACCTGGGTCAATTGCTGGTCCATCGCGATGTTGCCAACGACACGCTATCAATGTCAAAACTTTTTGATCTCACTACCTCGGCGTTTGCTGCACTGCGCCTGCCCGCGGGACTGGCGGCCGCCGTGCTGCTCGTCGGCCCGCTCGCGGCCCTCATTCTGCGCCTCCGAAATAAGCACGTAGCCGCCACGTGGACAACGGGCCTTGCCACCGCGGTCTTCCTGATTGCTGCCCAACTCGCCTTTGCCCGTTTCGGGCCGTTTCTCTCCTCCAAGCGGTTGGCCGATGCGATCCGCATCCGCGAAGAGCCCGGAGATCAGGTGATGATTTATGGCGACCAGGCATACGGGTCGTCGCTGCTGTTCTATTTGAAGAGGCCGATTGATCTGGTTAACGGAAGAACGACTTCCATGTGGTTCGGATCGACCTTCCCCGATGCGCCGCACATCTTTTTGGATAATGCCGATCTGGCCCGCGACTGGGGCGGCGATCACAGGATATTCCTGTTTGTTCCTCCGGGGCAACTTGACGACGTAAAGAAAACACTGCCACAGCCTCGATATGTTGTCGCTGAGAGTTCGGGAAAAGTTGTCTACAGCAACCAGCCGTGA
- the hpnI gene encoding bacteriohopanetetrol glucosamine biosynthesis glycosyltransferase HpnI, translating to MHAHFHPVEWLISVGAIVSLLYYVAALFSAWRYFRRPVYRDPEFAPPVSILKPVRGLDRECYENFASFCNLNYPEYEILFGVMDVDDPVIPVIRKLIEDHPSRAIRLFVGSPGRGWNRKVRQLCRLSREARYPTLVISDSDIRVQPDYLRAIVGPLRNPGVGAVTCMYRLQSEPRLASEIEAVGLSSDFMPGVVVARQLEGVKFALGASIAVAAERLEDLGGFEAMADCFSDDFELGRRIADEGHEVELIPYTVASVSPSQGLLGSIQHQLRWAVGITNSRPWGQFGRLLTQALPWVVAASLVHRTWEATVGFCGAYLVLRLAVAWTVGVWGLKDPLLRRKWWLVPAWDALAFFILAISFSKRRIEWRGTSFYIRKGRLSPAPSKD from the coding sequence ATGCATGCGCACTTTCACCCGGTAGAGTGGCTTATTTCAGTCGGCGCCATCGTTTCGCTGCTTTACTATGTGGCCGCACTGTTCAGCGCCTGGAGATATTTTCGCCGTCCTGTCTACCGCGATCCTGAGTTCGCGCCCCCGGTCAGCATCCTGAAACCTGTCAGGGGGCTTGACCGCGAATGCTACGAGAACTTCGCCAGCTTCTGCAATCTTAATTACCCTGAATACGAGATTTTGTTTGGAGTGATGGACGTTGATGATCCCGTCATTCCTGTCATCCGGAAGCTCATCGAAGACCACCCCAGCCGGGCCATCCGCCTTTTTGTCGGTTCTCCCGGCAGAGGCTGGAACCGAAAGGTACGGCAATTGTGCCGTCTGTCGCGCGAAGCCCGTTACCCCACCCTGGTGATCAGTGACAGCGACATTCGGGTCCAGCCGGATTATCTGCGAGCGATTGTGGGCCCGCTTCGTAACCCGGGAGTTGGCGCTGTCACCTGCATGTACCGCCTGCAATCAGAACCCCGACTGGCTTCTGAGATTGAGGCGGTCGGGCTCTCTTCCGACTTCATGCCCGGAGTAGTCGTGGCCCGGCAGTTGGAGGGCGTGAAGTTTGCGCTGGGCGCGAGCATCGCCGTGGCCGCCGAGCGACTGGAGGACCTTGGCGGATTCGAGGCCATGGCGGATTGCTTTTCCGACGATTTTGAACTGGGGAGGCGGATCGCTGATGAGGGCCATGAGGTCGAGCTCATCCCGTACACCGTGGCCAGCGTTTCCCCGTCGCAAGGGCTGTTAGGTTCGATCCAGCACCAGCTTCGCTGGGCCGTTGGCATTACCAATTCGCGTCCGTGGGGCCAGTTTGGCAGGCTGCTGACCCAGGCGCTGCCATGGGTGGTGGCCGCGAGCCTGGTGCATCGCACTTGGGAAGCCACCGTGGGATTTTGCGGAGCTTACCTCGTGCTTCGGCTGGCCGTCGCCTGGACGGTTGGCGTGTGGGGCCTGAAAGATCCACTGCTGCGCAGGAAATGGTGGCTGGTGCCTGCATGGGATGCTCTCGCATTCTTCATCCTGGCCATCAGCTTTTCCAAGCGGCGCATCGAGTGGCGCGGGACCTCATTTTATATCCGCAAAGGCCGCCTGAGTCCTGCGCCCAGCAAGGATTGA
- a CDS encoding toll/interleukin-1 receptor domain-containing protein — protein sequence MGFKVFLSYSLDAAEQALAWRLQTLAAAHGVEMYVPPRGPLAPQQSASSIAIHNAIDRADCVLAIITAKASANVERELRYALTKQKLVIPIVRSDLAGHPLLAQFPQVFTFSPWDNPGQVEGGIVEFLKEKKISKEQQQAIGALAAVGIGLLLLFSLSEK from the coding sequence ATGGGATTCAAAGTCTTTCTAAGCTATAGCCTTGATGCTGCCGAACAGGCGCTTGCCTGGCGGTTACAAACACTTGCCGCAGCGCACGGCGTTGAAATGTATGTGCCCCCACGCGGACCGCTCGCACCACAGCAGTCGGCCTCATCCATTGCGATTCACAATGCGATTGACCGGGCTGATTGCGTGCTGGCTATCATTACTGCCAAAGCAAGCGCAAATGTCGAAAGGGAACTCCGCTATGCTCTGACAAAACAAAAACTTGTCATACCAATCGTCCGTTCGGACCTTGCCGGTCATCCTCTCCTAGCGCAATTCCCCCAAGTATTTACATTCTCTCCGTGGGACAATCCTGGGCAAGTCGAGGGAGGGATTGTTGAATTCCTCAAGGAAAAAAAGATCAGTAAAGAACAACAGCAAGCTATAGGTGCCCTCGCCGCGGTAGGAATTGGGCTACTCCTGCTCTTTTCTCTGAGTGAAAAATAG